The DNA sequence GGCACTGCTGGCGGTTGTCACGAACACCTTCGTGCCGAAGGTGGAAGACGTCGCCACCGAACTCGCCGGACCCGAGATTCCCACCTACGCGCCCTCGCAGTTGGCGCTGCTGCACATCGGTGAGAAATTCGAGGAGTCCAACTCCACCAGCCTGACCATGGTTGTCCTGGAAGCCGACCACCCGCTCGACGAACAGGACCACGAGTACTACGACAACCTCGTCACACGCCTCGAACAAGACACCCGGCACGTCCAGTACGTGATGGACCTCTGGGGCAAGCCCATCACGGCGGCGGGCGCCCAGAGCATCGACGGCAAGGCGACGTACGTCTTACTGCGGCTTGCCGGCAACGTCGGTCAGATCCAGGCCAACGAATCCGTTGAGGCCGTCCGGAATATCGTCAAGAACGTCAGCCCGCCGCAGGGGCTGAAGGTCTACGTCAGCGGTTCGGCGCCGATGGCATCGGACACCCTGTCCATCGCCAACTCGAGCCTGAACAACATCACGATCGTCACCGTCGTCCTGATCTTCGTGATGCTGCTGTTGGTGTATCGCTCGCTGACCAACGTCGCCGTTCCGATGTACAGCGTGCTGTTCGAAATCCTCATCGCCAAAGGCATTGTCTCCACGCTCGGGCACTACGGGGTGATCCCGATGTCGTCGTTCGCGGTGAACATCGTCGTCTCACTGACCCTCGGCGCGGGCACCGACTACGGCATCTTCCTACTCGGCCGCTATCACGAAGCCCGGCAGACGGGCGAAAGCCGCGAGGACGCCTACTACACCGCGTATCGGGGTGTAGCCCCGATCATCATCGGTTCCGGGTTGACGATCGCCGGCTCGTGCTTCTGCCTGACGTTCGCGCGCCTGGACTACTTCCACACCATGGGGCCAGCCGTCGCGATCAGCATGCTGTTCACCATCGCCGCCGCGCTGACGCTGGCTCCGGCGCTGCTCACACTGGGCACCCTGTTTGGACTGTTCGATCCCAGGCAGCTGCGGCGCGGACGGCTGTACCGCCGGATCGGCGCCAGTGTGGTGCGCTGGCCGGTGCCGATCCTTGCCGCAAGCACCGCCGTGGTGGTGCTCGGGACGATATTCGTGCCGGGTTATCGCGTCAGCTATGACGATCGGGCCTACCAGCCGGCCGGCGGCGCGGCCAACCAGGGGTTCACGGCTTCGGACCGGCATTTCCCGCCCAGCAAGCTGTTCACCGAGATGATGATGATCGAATCCGACCACGACATGCGTAATTCGGCCGACTTCATCTCACTGGACCGCGTGGCGAAAGCCCTGATCCGATTGCCCGGTGTCGCCATGGTGCAAAGCATCACCCGCCCACTTGGCCGACCTCTGGATCACGCGAACATCCCGTACCTGTTCACCACCCAGGGCGGCGCGAACGGCCAACAGCTGCCCTTCACACAGCAGCAAAACTCCGACACCGACCAACAGGCGCAGATCCAGACCGAATCCCTCGCCGTGCTGAGCAAGACGATCGACCTGACGCAGAAGATGTCCGACGACCTGCATGCAACGGTGCTGACCGCCGAGAACCTGGAACAGGTGACCGATCAGATCAACGACGACGTTTCCAACCTCGACGATTTCATCCGGCCCCTGAAGAATTATTTCTATTGGGAGCCACACTGTTTCGATATCCCGCTGTGCTGGTCGCTGCGGTCGCTGTTCGACGGCCTGGACGGGATCGACGGTTTGGACAGCCAAATCCACACCCTCACCGGTGATCTGCAAGCCGTCGACGCACTGCTGCCGCAGTTGATCACCCAGCTGAAGATGATGCTGGACAACACCCAGTCACTGCGTGCGGTCATCGTGAACTCCTACGGCCCTGCGCATCTCCAGGCCACCCAGATCAACCAGACGTTCGAGGACCAGATCAACGTCGGCAACGACTTCGACGCGTCTCGCAGCGATGACTACTTCTACCTGCCCCGTGAAGCGTTCGACAACGACGACGTCAAGACCGGCATGCAGTTGATGATGTCGCCGGACGGGAAGGCGGCGCGGTTCGTCATCACCCACGAGGGCAACGCCATGGCTCCCGAGGGCATCGACCACGTCAACGCCTTCCCGGACGCGGTGCGGGCGGCGCTGAAGGAGACCTCACTGGCCGGGTCGAAGATCTACATCGGCGGCGCGGCCTCGAACAACAAAGACATCAAGGAGTACGCGGCATCGGATCTGAAGATCGTCGCCATCGCCGCGTTCATCCTGATCTTCCTGATCATGCTTGTTCTGACTCGAAGCCTGATGGCCGCAATCGTGATCCCCGGAACGGTGGCCCTGTCGTTCACCGGGGCGTTCGGTCTCTCAATCCTGTTGTGGCAGCACCTGATCGGGCTCCACCTGCATTGGCTGGTCCTACCGATCACGTTCGTCATCCTGGTGGCCGTCGGCTCGGACTACAACCTGCTGTTGATCGCCAGGGTCAAGGAGGAGATCGGGGTCGGGTACCAGACCACTGGATTGCACACCGGTTTGATCCGCGCCCTCGGCAGCACCGGTGGGGTGGTGACATCAGCCGGTCTGGTGTTCGCGTTCACCATGCTGGCGATGCTGGCCAGCGACCTCAGGACGATCGCCCAGGTGGGTTCCACCGTCTGCATCGGCCTTTTGCTGGACACCCTTGTCGTGCGATCGTTCGTCGTGCCGGCCCTGATCAGGCTGCTCGGCCCATGGTTCTGGTGGCCGACCCTGGTCCGCAGCCGTCCGTTGCCACCGCGCACGGCAGCGGATTTCGTGGGGGTGCGGCGATGAACCTGAGCACTCACACGACGGGATTGGGCCTGTGGGGCCTGTTGATGTTCATCGCATTGGGTTTCGAGGTGGTGTTCGCGAGCCTGGCGTTCGTCTACACCCGGCGCCTGCTGAGGCTGCGGGCCCTGCCGCTCGGCGACGATCTCAACAGCTACCAGAAGGCGCTGCGCAAGCTCCGCAGGAATGAACCGATGTCATCCGACGAGTGGAATCTCGCCGAGCGGATCATCGACATCCGTCGATCTCCGTTGGCCTACTCGGTGCCGGCCGCGTTCATGACCATCGGCATCTTCTACATCCTGGGCAGCTTGGAGTATCTGCACGGACACACCCCCTCGGAGCGCACCTTTCTCGGTGTCATTCCGATGGTCACGTCGACCAACCTCGTCATCCAGATGCGCAAGAGCGCACGTTTGACGAAGCGGTTGGCGAAGGCCGCCATTGCGGAGCCCGAGGAGCTGTTGCCCACCGGGTGAGCGCCCCGGGCGTAGACGGGATCAGTTCCGGTGGGCCAATGCTCGCAGGAAGAACATCAGGTTGGCGGGGCGCTCGGCAAGCCGACGCACGAAATAGCCGTACCACTGCGAGCCGAACGGAACGTACACCCGCACGTGATTGCCCGTGTCTGCGAGCCGGCGCTGCTCGCCGTCCCGGATTCCGTACAGCATCTGATACTCGAATCCGTCTGTGCCTCTGCCGAATTCGCGGGCCAGGCCCGGCACCGCAGCGATGACGGCGGGGTCGTGCGAGGCCACCATCGGATAGCCGGACCCCGCCATCAGGATGCGCAGGCAACGCAGGTAGGACTCGGTGATCCCGACCGGGTCCCGGTAGGCCACCACGGCCGGCTCGTCATAGGCCCCCTTGCACAGCCGGATTCGGGCGCCGGACGCGGCGAACTCGGCGCAGTCGCCCTCAGTGCGGCGCAGGTAGGCCTGCAGCACGGTGCCCAGCCAGGGATAGTCGGCGCGCAGGTCCCGCACGATCGACAGCGTCGAGTCGGTGGTGGTGTGGTCTTCGGCATCCACTGTCACCCACGCACCCACTTGCTCGGCGCGCGCGCAGATCGTATGCGCGTTCTCGTGGGCGATCTTGTCGCCGTCCTTGCCCAGCGCCTGCCCCAGTGCGGACAGTTTCAGCGACACCTCCAGGGGGCGGATCACCCCGCCGGTGTCGAGCCCGGCGGTGTCGAAGCCGGCGGCCAGCGCGTCGAGCAGATCGAGGTAGGCGGCGACCGTCGCGTCAGCGGTGTCGGCGTCGGTGACGTCCTCGCCGAGATAGTCGATGCTGACCAGCCGGCCGGAGTCGCGTAACCCGCCGACCGCCGACAGGGCGTCGGCGACGGACTCCCCCGGCACGAACCGGCGGACGACGTCGCGGGCGACGGGCATCCGTTCGGCGCTGTGCCGCAACCGATGTGACCGACTGGCTGCCAGGATGGCCGGCCGAGCGGTGCGACTGAAGAGGCCACTCACGATTCAACCTCCATGTGCGGATACCGGTGATCGGTGGGTGGGACGAAGGTCTCCTTGATGGAGCGCGCTGAGGTCCAGCGCAGTAGGTTCAGCGGCGAGCCGGCCTTGTCATTGGTGCCGGATGCGCGCGAGCCACCGAACGGCTGCTGGCCCACGACCGCCCCGGTGGGCTTGTCATTGACGTAGAAGTTGCCCGCCGCGAAGCGAAGTCGATCCGCGGCGGTGGCCACCGCCGCCCGGTCGTCGGCGATCACCGCACCGGTCAGTGCGTAGCGCGAGCCGCCGTCGACCACGTCGAGGATGTCGTCGAACTTCTCGTCGGGGTAGACGTGCACGGCCAGGATCGGGCCGAAGTACTCGGTGCTGAAGGCTTCGTCGCCCGGGTCGTCGGAGAGCAGCACGGTGGGGCGCACGAAATACCCTTCGCTGTCGTCACATTCACCGCCGACGGCGACGGTGACTCCCGGCGCACTCTTCGCACGGTCGATCGCCTGGGCATTCTTGGCGAAGGCACGGGCGTCGATCACCGCGCCGCCGTAGTGGGCCAGGTCGGTCACGTCGCCGTACGACAGCGCCTCGGTGGCGGCCAGGAAGTCGTCGCCCATCCGTTGCCACACCGAACGCGGGATGAACGCCCGCGAGGCGGCCGAGCATTTCTGGCCCTGGTAGTCGAAGGCACCGCGAATCAGCGCGGTGCGCAACACCTCCGGATCGGCCGAGGTGTGGGCGAGCACGAAATCCTTGCCACCGGTTTCGCCGACCAGCCGCGGATAGCCGTCGTAGTCGGCGATGCGGGCGCCGACCTCGCGCCACAGGTGTTGGAAGGTGGCAGTCGACCCGGTGAAGTGGATACCGGATAGCCGCCGGTCGGCGAGCACCACATCGGAGATCGCGTAGCCGTCGCCGGCCACAAGGTTGATGACACCGGGCGGCAGGCCGGCTGCCTCCAGCAGCTGCATGGTCAGGTAGGCGGCGAACGTCTGGGTGATCGACGGCTTCCACACCACGGTGTTGCCCATCAGCGCAGGAGCCGTCGGCAGGTTGCTGGCAATGGCGGTGAAGTTGAATGGCGTGACGGCGTAGACGAACCCGTCCAGCGGCCGGTAGTCGGTGCGGTTCCAGACCCCGGCGCCGCTGACCGGCTGCTGGGCCAGGATCTGCCGGGCGAAGGCGACGTTGAACCGCCAGAAGTCGACGAGCTCGCAGGGCGCGTCGATCTCGGCCTGGTAGGCGGTCTTGGACTGGCCGAGCATGGTGGCCGCGGCGATCTTCTCCCGCCACGGCCCGGCCAGCAGGTCGGCGGAGCGCAGGAATACCGCTGCGCGGTCGTCGAACGAGGTCGCCGCCCAGTCGGCCTTGGCGGCCATCGCCGCCTCGACGGCGGCGGCGGCATCGGCAGCAGTGCCGTTGGTCAGGGTGCCCAGCCGCTTCGCGTGCCGGTGCGGCGCGACCACGTCGATGCGCTCGCCGTCCCCCATGAGGTGGCGGCCTGCGATGACGTGCGGCAGATCGATCGGGGTGGCGGCAAGGTCACGCAGCGCGGCAGACAGGCGGGTGCGTTCGGCGGAGTGCGGCGCGTAGTCGTGGACCGGCTCGTTGGCCGGGGCGGGAACATCGGTGCGGGCGTCCATGCGACAAGGATCGCCTGGCCAGCCGCCCGAACTGTTGGCTGATCGGCCAAGGATGGCCACCTGAGCTAGTAGAATCGGACAACATGCGGTCTTCCGGTGTCGGACTGGGCCAACTGGTGTTGGCGCTGGACGCGACGCTGGTCCGGCTGATCGAGGCGCCCCGCGGGCTGGACGTGCCGGTGCGGTCGGCGGCGTTGATCGACGCCGACGATGTCCGGCTGGGCCTGTCGGTGAGCGCCGGGTCGGCCGATGTGTTCTTCCTGCTCGGGATCGGCGAATCGGACGTCGTCCGGTGGATCGACCGACAGACCGCTGCGCACCGCGCCCCGACAGCCGTCTTCGTCAAGGAACCGTCGGACGCCGTCGTCGCCCGCGCCACCGCGGTGGGCGCCGCCGTGGTGGCTGTCGACCCCAAGGCCCGCTGGGAACGGCTGTATCGCCTGGTCAACCATGTGTTCGAAGCGCGCCGCGCCGACCCGGTATCCGATTCGGGCACCGACCTGTTCGCCCTGGCCCAGTCGGTCGCCGACCGGACACACGGGATGGTCAGCATCGAGGACGACCAGTCCCACGTGCTGGCCTATTCGGCGTCCAACGACGAGGCCGACGAACTGCGCCGGCTGTCGATCCTGGGCCGGGCCGGGCCACCGGCGCATCTGCAGTGGATCGCCCAGTGGGGCATCTTCGACATCCTGCGTGCGGGCAGCGAGGTGGTGCGCGTCGACGCGCGGCCAGCCCTCGGCCTTCAGCCACGCCTGGCAATCGGGATCCACCGGTCCGACGCCCGGTTCATGGGCACCATCTGGGTCCAGCAGGGCTCCCGGCCGCTGGCCGAGGACGCCGAGGACGTACTGCGCGGCGCAGCGGTGCTGGCCGCCCGGATCATGGCCCGGCTGGCGGCCCGCCCGTCGGCCCATCTGCTGGCCGTGCAGCAGGTGCTCGGGCTGGCTGACACCGACACCGACGTCACCGAGCTGGCGCGCGAGCTCGCGGTGCCGGCGCAGGGCCGTGCGGCGGTGATCGGCTTCGACACCCGCACCGAACACCCTCGACTTGTCGACGTATTGGCATTGAGCGCCAGCGCTTTTCGGCCCGACGCCCAAGTCGGTTCGAACGGGTCGCGGGTGTACGTGCTGCTGCCCGATTCCGGACGGACAGGCCCGGTGGTGTCGTGGATCCGTGGCACGATCGCCACCCTGCGCACCGAACTCGGGCTGGAACTGCGGGCGGTGATCGCCGCGCCAGTCGCCGGGCTGGCCGCGGTAGCCGCGGCGCGCCGCGAGATCGACCGGGTGCTCGACAGTGCCGAGCGCCATCCGGTGGCGATCGGGCAGGTGACCACTCTGGCCGAGGCGCGCACCACGGTGTTGCTCGACGAGATCGTCACCATGGTCGGGGCCAACGAGCGGCTGGTCGACCCGCGGGTGCGCCGGCTGCGGGAACGTGAGCCGGTGCTCGCCGCCACGTTGGAGGCCTATCTCGACAGCTTCGGCGATATCGCCGCGGCGGCAGCCGCGCTGCACGTGCACCCGAATACCGTGCGCTACCGGGTGCGCCGGATCGAGCAGGCGATGGCCACCTCGCTGGCCGATCCGGACGTCCGGCTGCTGTTGGCGCTGAGCCTGCGGGCTACCGCCTGAGGAGAACCGCCCCGAGGGCAGTGCGGAGAATTTCCCGGGCAGTGGTAACGATGTGGTCACTGGTGTCGATGAGGCTGTTGTCATGACTGGCTGTGAGTCCTGTCACGCGGCTGTCCATCCGCGCCACAGGTCCATGGTCGCGTCCGGGCAGAACCAGAAATCTCGGTGACGCGGGGCCCTCCGACTCACCGTCGAAGCACTAAGGGGTCAGCATGAAATACATGGGTCGAGTGCTGGTGGCGTTGATCGCCGCCATGGCGGCACTGTTCGTCGGAAACGGCACCTCGAATGCGGGGCTGGACAATCAGCTGAGTCTGGTCGACGGCGGTGGCCGCACGTTGACGGTTCAGCAGTGGGACACCTTCCTGGACGGCGTGTTCCCCCTGGACCGCAACCGGCTGACCCGTGAGTGGTTCCACTCCGGCAAGGCTGTCTACAGCGTCGTGGGCCCCGGTGCCGACGAGTTCGCGGGCACCTTGGAGCTGGGCTACCAGGTCGGCTTCCCGTGGTCACTGGGTGTGGGCATCAACTTCAGCTACACCACCCCCAACATCCTGCTCGACGACGCCAACATCTCCCCGACGGGCTTCAACCCGCTGGGTTCGATCATCACCCCGAACCTGTTCCCGGGTGTGTCGATCAGCGCTGACCTGGGCAACGGCCCCGGCATCCAGGAAGTAGCCACCTTCTCGGTGGACGTCTCGGGCCCCAACGGCTCGGTCGCCGTGGCCAACGCCCACGGCACCGTGACCGGTGCGGCCGGCGGTGTGCTGCTGCGTCCGTTCGCCCGCCTGATCTCCAAGGCCGGTGACTCCGTCACCACCTACGGCGAACCCTGGAACATGAACTGACACAACCGCATTGACTCCGCTTCTCGCGCGGGGCGGTTGGGCCTGCGACTACTGGCCCAGCCGCTCCGCCGCGGCGGAGATGCGTTCGTCGGTGGCGGTCAACGCCACCCGCACGTGGTGGGCGCCGCGCGGGCCGTAGAACTCGCCCGGCGCCACCAGGATGCCGCGCTGCGCAAGCCAGGCCAGGGTGTCCCGGCAGGGCTCACCGCGGGTGGCCCACAGATACAGGCCCGCCTCGGAGTGATCGACGGTGAACCCGGCCGACCGGAAGGCGGCCAGCAGGACCTCGCGACGCCGCGCGTAGCGCTCGCGCTGCTCGCGCTCGTGTTCGTCGTCGTCCAGAGCGGCGACCATCGCCGCCTGCACCGGAGTGGGCACCATCATCCCGGCGTGCTTGCGCACCGCGAGCAGCTCGGCCACCACCTCGGCGTCACCGGCGACGAAGCCGGCCCGGTAGCCGGCCAGCGAGGAACTCTTCGACAGCGAGTGCACCGCCAGCAGACCGGTGTGGTCGCCCTCGCTGACGTCGGGATGCAACACCGAGACCGGCTGCCCGGTCCAGCCAAGACCCAGATAGCACTCGTCGGAGACCACCAGCACGCCACGGTCGCGCGCCCATTCGACCACCTTGCGGAGATGGTCGGCGCCAAGCACCCGGCCCGTCGGGTTGCTCGGCGAATTGATGAACACCACCGTCGGCGACTGCGGCCCCAGCTGGGTCAGCGAGTCGGCAGCCAGCACCTGTGCACCGGCAAGCAGCGCACCCACCTCGTAGGTCGGGTAGGCCAGCTCAGGCACCACGACCAGGTCATCGGAGCCCAGACCGAGCAGCGTCGGCAACCAGGCGATCAGTTCCTTGGTGCCGATCACCGGGAGCACGGCCGGTTCGGCCAATCCGGTGATGCCGTAGCGGCGCTGCAGTGCAGTCACCGCGGCCGCACGCAGGGCCGCCGTGCCGGCCGTCGTCGGATAACCCGGTGCGCCGCTGGCGGCGGCCAAGGCCGCGCGGATGACGGGAGCCACCTCGTCCACCGGCGTGCCGACCGAGAGGTCGACGATGCCGCCCGGATGGGCCCGGGCGGTGGCGGTCACCTCGGCGAGGGTGTCCCAGGGGAAGACCGGAAGCCGTCCCGACACCCGCCGGGCGCGCAACGGGATGTGAGCCGTCAGTCTTCTTCCTTGGGCGGCAGATCCTTGATCACCTGCGGGTCGTTGTCGGTCTGGCCGACCTTCGAGGCGCCGCCCGGCGAGCCCAGCTCGGCGAAGAAGTCAGCGTTGATCTGGGTGTACTGCGACCACTGATCCGGGACGTCGTCCTCGTAGTAGATCGCCTCGACCGGGCAGACCGGCTCGCAGGCACCACAGTCGACGCACTCGTCGGGGTGGATGTACAGCATGCGTGCACCCTCATAGATGCAGTCGACGGGGCACTCCTCGATACATGCCTTGTCTTTGATGTCGACGCAGGGTTCGGCAATCGTGT is a window from the Mycolicibacterium anyangense genome containing:
- a CDS encoding MMPL/RND family transporter — protein: MVRLLAIPIIIFWALLAVVTNTFVPKVEDVATELAGPEIPTYAPSQLALLHIGEKFEESNSTSLTMVVLEADHPLDEQDHEYYDNLVTRLEQDTRHVQYVMDLWGKPITAAGAQSIDGKATYVLLRLAGNVGQIQANESVEAVRNIVKNVSPPQGLKVYVSGSAPMASDTLSIANSSLNNITIVTVVLIFVMLLLVYRSLTNVAVPMYSVLFEILIAKGIVSTLGHYGVIPMSSFAVNIVVSLTLGAGTDYGIFLLGRYHEARQTGESREDAYYTAYRGVAPIIIGSGLTIAGSCFCLTFARLDYFHTMGPAVAISMLFTIAAALTLAPALLTLGTLFGLFDPRQLRRGRLYRRIGASVVRWPVPILAASTAVVVLGTIFVPGYRVSYDDRAYQPAGGAANQGFTASDRHFPPSKLFTEMMMIESDHDMRNSADFISLDRVAKALIRLPGVAMVQSITRPLGRPLDHANIPYLFTTQGGANGQQLPFTQQQNSDTDQQAQIQTESLAVLSKTIDLTQKMSDDLHATVLTAENLEQVTDQINDDVSNLDDFIRPLKNYFYWEPHCFDIPLCWSLRSLFDGLDGIDGLDSQIHTLTGDLQAVDALLPQLITQLKMMLDNTQSLRAVIVNSYGPAHLQATQINQTFEDQINVGNDFDASRSDDYFYLPREAFDNDDVKTGMQLMMSPDGKAARFVITHEGNAMAPEGIDHVNAFPDAVRAALKETSLAGSKIYIGGAASNNKDIKEYAASDLKIVAIAAFILIFLIMLVLTRSLMAAIVIPGTVALSFTGAFGLSILLWQHLIGLHLHWLVLPITFVILVAVGSDYNLLLIARVKEEIGVGYQTTGLHTGLIRALGSTGGVVTSAGLVFAFTMLAMLASDLRTIAQVGSTVCIGLLLDTLVVRSFVVPALIRLLGPWFWWPTLVRSRPLPPRTAADFVGVRR
- a CDS encoding proline dehydrogenase family protein; the protein is MVSGLFSRTARPAILAASRSHRLRHSAERMPVARDVVRRFVPGESVADALSAVGGLRDSGRLVSIDYLGEDVTDADTADATVAAYLDLLDALAAGFDTAGLDTGGVIRPLEVSLKLSALGQALGKDGDKIAHENAHTICARAEQVGAWVTVDAEDHTTTDSTLSIVRDLRADYPWLGTVLQAYLRRTEGDCAEFAASGARIRLCKGAYDEPAVVAYRDPVGITESYLRCLRILMAGSGYPMVASHDPAVIAAVPGLAREFGRGTDGFEYQMLYGIRDGEQRRLADTGNHVRVYVPFGSQWYGYFVRRLAERPANLMFFLRALAHRN
- the pruA gene encoding L-glutamate gamma-semialdehyde dehydrogenase, with translation MDARTDVPAPANEPVHDYAPHSAERTRLSAALRDLAATPIDLPHVIAGRHLMGDGERIDVVAPHRHAKRLGTLTNGTAADAAAAVEAAMAAKADWAATSFDDRAAVFLRSADLLAGPWREKIAAATMLGQSKTAYQAEIDAPCELVDFWRFNVAFARQILAQQPVSGAGVWNRTDYRPLDGFVYAVTPFNFTAIASNLPTAPALMGNTVVWKPSITQTFAAYLTMQLLEAAGLPPGVINLVAGDGYAISDVVLADRRLSGIHFTGSTATFQHLWREVGARIADYDGYPRLVGETGGKDFVLAHTSADPEVLRTALIRGAFDYQGQKCSAASRAFIPRSVWQRMGDDFLAATEALSYGDVTDLAHYGGAVIDARAFAKNAQAIDRAKSAPGVTVAVGGECDDSEGYFVRPTVLLSDDPGDEAFSTEYFGPILAVHVYPDEKFDDILDVVDGGSRYALTGAVIADDRAAVATAADRLRFAAGNFYVNDKPTGAVVGQQPFGGSRASGTNDKAGSPLNLLRWTSARSIKETFVPPTDHRYPHMEVES
- a CDS encoding PucR family transcriptional regulator is translated as MRSSGVGLGQLVLALDATLVRLIEAPRGLDVPVRSAALIDADDVRLGLSVSAGSADVFFLLGIGESDVVRWIDRQTAAHRAPTAVFVKEPSDAVVARATAVGAAVVAVDPKARWERLYRLVNHVFEARRADPVSDSGTDLFALAQSVADRTHGMVSIEDDQSHVLAYSASNDEADELRRLSILGRAGPPAHLQWIAQWGIFDILRAGSEVVRVDARPALGLQPRLAIGIHRSDARFMGTIWVQQGSRPLAEDAEDVLRGAAVLAARIMARLAARPSAHLLAVQQVLGLADTDTDVTELARELAVPAQGRAAVIGFDTRTEHPRLVDVLALSASAFRPDAQVGSNGSRVYVLLPDSGRTGPVVSWIRGTIATLRTELGLELRAVIAAPVAGLAAVAAARREIDRVLDSAERHPVAIGQVTTLAEARTTVLLDEIVTMVGANERLVDPRVRRLREREPVLAATLEAYLDSFGDIAAAAAALHVHPNTVRYRVRRIEQAMATSLADPDVRLLLALSLRATA
- a CDS encoding MspA family porin, with translation MKYMGRVLVALIAAMAALFVGNGTSNAGLDNQLSLVDGGGRTLTVQQWDTFLDGVFPLDRNRLTREWFHSGKAVYSVVGPGADEFAGTLELGYQVGFPWSLGVGINFSYTTPNILLDDANISPTGFNPLGSIITPNLFPGVSISADLGNGPGIQEVATFSVDVSGPNGSVAVANAHGTVTGAAGGVLLRPFARLISKAGDSVTTYGEPWNMN
- the dapC gene encoding succinyldiaminopimelate transaminase, yielding MSGRLPVFPWDTLAEVTATARAHPGGIVDLSVGTPVDEVAPVIRAALAAASGAPGYPTTAGTAALRAAAVTALQRRYGITGLAEPAVLPVIGTKELIAWLPTLLGLGSDDLVVVPELAYPTYEVGALLAGAQVLAADSLTQLGPQSPTVVFINSPSNPTGRVLGADHLRKVVEWARDRGVLVVSDECYLGLGWTGQPVSVLHPDVSEGDHTGLLAVHSLSKSSSLAGYRAGFVAGDAEVVAELLAVRKHAGMMVPTPVQAAMVAALDDDEHEREQRERYARRREVLLAAFRSAGFTVDHSEAGLYLWATRGEPCRDTLAWLAQRGILVAPGEFYGPRGAHHVRVALTATDERISAAAERLGQ
- the fdxA gene encoding ferredoxin, with amino-acid sequence MTYTIAEPCVDIKDKACIEECPVDCIYEGARMLYIHPDECVDCGACEPVCPVEAIYYEDDVPDQWSQYTQINADFFAELGSPGGASKVGQTDNDPQVIKDLPPKEED